One segment of Amycolatopsis alba DSM 44262 DNA contains the following:
- a CDS encoding MFS transporter: MATSEGLLLAALPLLAVSLTTDPRAVSLVNAAAKAPWLLLSLFAGLLIDRVRRTTVLILACTLQVGAALILGLAAAGSWLTIPLLLVVSFVVASSQVLGDGATGALVPELLPPERFIAANTRLQVIGQGAVQFMVPPLTGLLLALAAGLPAWAACVGALAGIALAKTIPAAVIGTTGGRPLREISEGLRALVSTPVLRSITVTVALGSFAASGTSAVLVLYITEILSLGPLGYGLMLACLAVGWLASSFVVDRIVTRFGIPNAMRAAQTITAVIPLCIATAPPWPLLIGVLLAASAGTTLVWNVCSQASRQRLTPPRILGRVLTSHRALAWGLTPLGALTGGLIAAAWNLRAVWLLAAALQAIAAIIVWRTLSVKAFTAAEEQSWDTPPSSSQSQL, encoded by the coding sequence ATGGCGACGAGCGAAGGCCTTCTTTTGGCCGCATTGCCGCTGCTAGCTGTATCATTGACGACCGACCCGCGCGCGGTTTCCCTGGTGAACGCTGCGGCGAAAGCGCCTTGGCTCCTGTTGTCGTTGTTCGCCGGCCTGTTGATCGACCGTGTCCGCCGCACCACGGTTCTGATACTGGCGTGTACGCTGCAAGTCGGCGCGGCTTTGATCTTGGGTCTCGCTGCAGCGGGCTCCTGGTTGACGATCCCGTTGCTGCTGGTGGTGTCGTTCGTCGTCGCGTCTTCACAGGTCCTCGGCGACGGGGCCACCGGGGCGCTGGTCCCCGAATTGCTGCCGCCGGAACGATTCATTGCCGCCAACACCCGCCTACAGGTGATCGGCCAAGGCGCGGTCCAGTTCATGGTTCCGCCGCTGACCGGCTTGCTGCTTGCTCTAGCCGCGGGCCTGCCCGCGTGGGCCGCGTGCGTCGGTGCACTCGCTGGTATCGCCTTGGCCAAGACGATCCCGGCGGCCGTTATCGGTACGACCGGCGGCCGTCCTTTGCGGGAGATCTCCGAAGGATTGCGCGCCCTCGTGTCCACGCCTGTGCTGCGTTCCATCACGGTTACGGTTGCTCTGGGCTCGTTCGCCGCCAGTGGGACGAGTGCTGTTCTCGTCCTATACATCACCGAAATCCTCTCTTTGGGACCGTTGGGCTACGGTCTCATGCTGGCTTGCCTGGCCGTGGGATGGCTCGCTTCGTCGTTCGTCGTGGACCGGATAGTGACTCGGTTCGGCATCCCCAATGCCATGCGGGCCGCGCAAACCATCACGGCTGTCATTCCGCTCTGCATAGCCACAGCGCCACCGTGGCCCCTACTGATCGGCGTTCTGCTTGCCGCCTCGGCGGGCACCACTCTCGTCTGGAATGTCTGCTCTCAAGCCAGTAGGCAGCGTCTTACCCCGCCGAGGATTTTGGGCAGGGTCTTGACCAGTCACCGAGCCTTGGCATGGGGCCTTACTCCTTTGGGTGCTCTCACCGGCGGGCTCATCGCTGCGGCCTGGAACCTTCGCGCGGTATGGTTGTTGGCCGCCGCTCTGCAAGCTATCGCCGCGATCATCGTGTGGCGCACCCTGTCAGTGAAAGCCTTTACCGCAGCGGAGGAACAGTCTTGGGACACGCCGCCCTCGTCATCCCAGTCCCAGCTTTAG
- a CDS encoding condensation domain-containing protein codes for MNSTTRSPAPAPARRGPLTVAQQQMWELHQREPDPGALNLSYAIAVDGPLDVAALAEAFRSLVRTHEPLRTVYRKVGDNVVAQVGPAEVALAAVELTPRSADEPEAVRLIREDRVKPFDLTAGAPIRASLLHLGPGRHILLLSLHHIVGDGWSIFVLREHLTRCYASTVRGEPFRPNPPRTECLEQARRQREWLSGPAVDVELNWWKDRLRGATERPALLGVHRTVGEVRRQVEALPRQLTAELTALAKQMRVSVFVVLLTAFEVLIERWSKCANVVVGTLAASRPTADSAEVLGAHYNPLLLNTDLDGALSLLECLMRTAERTLSALDRQRLPYAILAGQVEREYGWAAAPAVMFQMDRYPMEGLALAGCAVTGLYIDDGRDVSTIPAATSADLTYFVRETGTHLTLSVLYSATSFDDESIRAAIRAYVEILVALCDAPESVAPELELPNPVPDPAPAPAGGFGPSGRLKRMTEIGPVDAISPVGVWHRPRWEGGAP; via the coding sequence GTGAACAGCACGACACGGTCGCCCGCGCCCGCCCCTGCCCGGCGAGGGCCGCTCACCGTGGCACAGCAACAGATGTGGGAGCTGCACCAACGTGAACCCGACCCCGGAGCGCTCAATCTGAGCTATGCGATCGCGGTGGACGGCCCGCTCGATGTCGCCGCGCTCGCCGAGGCGTTCCGGAGTCTGGTGCGCACGCACGAGCCACTGCGGACGGTCTACCGCAAGGTCGGGGACAACGTCGTCGCCCAGGTCGGCCCGGCCGAAGTCGCGCTGGCTGCCGTTGAGCTGACGCCGCGCTCCGCCGACGAGCCCGAGGCGGTGCGGCTCATCCGCGAGGATCGCGTTAAGCCGTTCGATCTCACGGCCGGAGCGCCGATCCGGGCTTCCCTGCTCCATCTCGGGCCGGGCAGGCACATTCTACTGCTGTCGCTGCACCATATCGTGGGTGACGGCTGGTCGATCTTCGTGCTGCGAGAGCATCTCACTCGCTGCTACGCGTCGACTGTGCGTGGCGAACCCTTCAGGCCGAACCCACCCCGGACCGAGTGTCTGGAACAGGCACGGCGTCAGCGGGAGTGGCTGAGCGGACCGGCCGTCGACGTGGAGCTGAACTGGTGGAAAGACCGGCTGCGCGGGGCGACGGAGCGGCCCGCGCTGCTCGGCGTTCACCGAACGGTGGGTGAAGTCCGTAGACAGGTCGAGGCACTGCCGCGCCAGTTGACCGCCGAGTTGACCGCGCTGGCCAAACAGATGCGGGTATCGGTGTTCGTCGTGCTGCTGACCGCGTTCGAAGTGCTGATCGAGCGTTGGTCGAAATGCGCGAACGTCGTGGTCGGCACCTTGGCGGCGAGCCGCCCGACCGCCGACAGCGCGGAGGTACTCGGCGCTCATTACAACCCGCTGTTGCTCAACACCGACCTCGACGGGGCCTTGTCGCTGCTGGAATGCCTGATGCGCACGGCGGAGCGCACGCTGTCCGCGCTCGACCGCCAGCGACTGCCGTACGCGATACTGGCGGGCCAGGTCGAGCGCGAGTACGGCTGGGCCGCCGCGCCCGCGGTGATGTTTCAGATGGACCGATACCCGATGGAGGGCTTGGCCCTGGCCGGATGCGCCGTGACCGGCCTGTACATCGATGACGGCCGCGACGTGAGCACGATCCCCGCCGCCACATCGGCCGACCTGACGTACTTCGTCCGCGAGACCGGCACGCACCTCACCCTCTCGGTGCTCTACTCCGCGACCTCGTTCGACGACGAGTCGATCCGCGCTGCGATCCGCGCCTATGTCGAGATACTCGTGGCGTTGTGCGACGCGCCCGAGTCGGTCGCACCCGAACTCGAGCTCCCCAACCCTGTTCCCGACCCGGCCCCGGCCCCGGCGGGTGGGTTCGGTCCGTCGGGGAGATTGAAGAGAATGACCGAGATCGGTCCGGTCGACGCGATCAGTCCCGTCGGCGTGTGGCACCGCCCGCGGTGGGAAGGGGGCGCACCGTGA
- a CDS encoding FAD-dependent oxidoreductase — MTDADVAIVGFGIIGAVLARCLADRGAAVVVLDAGSPMTSRAGSHLRNLPISPADPGYLNDLVSVHLRRATVGSAPTSAMAAARTTNLLGGMGVLWNCVVPRLVTQERWPGIADGEWDRLHRRAEDLLRVAPSPTGQRQSSVISALGGAEPAPIAFDGLQWTGPAEIAPDVEVVPHRAVRKLIRRGDRVIAAETVDIATSKPHTVTADNFVIAAGGLRTPALLWTSGIGRGLPVGHYLTDHPLSYAQVMLDDFPAGDPDPVAIVPMSDDHPFHGVLLTDSHGSPLLEGIDERRVLSLYWYTATEQRRDNRLVFTEAPTDLFGLPRPTFEYTFTAHDEAKRADTLAAVTAAGKQIGAFVPTGKPRRLTAGNSMHVMGTTRIGTDGIDSVTDGYGLVWGMENLYLGGTGLIPTATATNPTLAAAAIAVRTAEHLG; from the coding sequence GTGACCGACGCGGACGTCGCGATCGTAGGTTTCGGGATCATCGGCGCGGTTCTCGCGCGCTGTCTGGCCGATCGGGGTGCTGCCGTGGTCGTTCTCGACGCCGGCTCTCCGATGACCAGCCGCGCAGGCTCGCATCTGCGCAACCTTCCGATTTCCCCGGCGGATCCAGGCTACCTCAACGACCTCGTCAGCGTTCATCTGCGAAGAGCCACCGTCGGTTCTGCACCGACGTCGGCCATGGCGGCCGCGAGGACGACAAACCTGCTGGGCGGCATGGGCGTCCTCTGGAATTGCGTAGTCCCGCGCCTGGTCACCCAAGAACGGTGGCCAGGCATCGCCGACGGCGAATGGGACCGTCTGCATCGTCGAGCCGAAGACCTGCTGCGGGTCGCCCCGAGCCCGACCGGCCAACGGCAAAGCTCGGTGATCTCGGCTCTTGGAGGAGCCGAGCCCGCACCGATCGCCTTCGACGGTCTACAGTGGACCGGGCCGGCCGAAATCGCCCCCGACGTAGAGGTCGTACCCCATCGCGCGGTCCGCAAGCTGATCCGCCGGGGCGACCGTGTCATCGCAGCCGAGACCGTCGACATCGCCACAAGCAAGCCGCACACGGTCACCGCGGACAACTTCGTCATAGCGGCAGGAGGACTGCGCACCCCTGCATTGCTGTGGACATCCGGAATCGGGAGGGGCCTGCCCGTCGGCCATTACCTCACCGACCATCCTCTTTCGTACGCCCAAGTCATGCTCGACGACTTCCCCGCCGGCGACCCCGATCCGGTCGCGATCGTCCCGATGAGCGACGACCATCCGTTTCACGGCGTGCTACTCACCGATTCCCACGGCTCGCCTCTGCTCGAGGGGATCGACGAACGCAGGGTTCTTTCCCTGTACTGGTACACCGCGACAGAGCAACGACGGGACAACCGGCTCGTATTCACCGAAGCACCGACCGATCTTTTCGGACTGCCCCGGCCCACGTTCGAGTACACCTTCACCGCGCACGACGAGGCAAAGCGTGCGGACACTCTGGCCGCTGTCACGGCTGCCGGCAAGCAGATCGGCGCTTTCGTCCCGACCGGCAAACCCCGGAGGCTCACCGCGGGCAACTCGATGCACGTCATGGGTACCACCCGGATCGGTACCGATGGAATCGACAGTGTCACCGACGGCTACGGCCTGGTATGGGGAATGGAAAACCTCTATCTCGGAGGCACTGGGCTCATCCCGACGGCCACCGCCACCAACCCGACCCTGGCCGCAGCAGCCATCGCCGTACGGACGGCCGAACATCTCGGCTGA
- a CDS encoding 2'-5' RNA ligase family protein — MQRALPSLMFSGPNVTHAHVSLSDAIQEDSLNPALLDVLTSHFARISPISLTFRPTPQLTPEGGTYLTPEPLEPLERLIASLPGLPVTPYPPHLTVEYSWGRDPAGGTHDIQTLLPITTKIGQADLNWYERHDSRNLASFAFGGACG, encoded by the coding sequence ATGCAGCGTGCCTTGCCCTCACTGATGTTCTCAGGCCCGAACGTCACTCATGCTCACGTCAGCCTGAGTGACGCCATCCAGGAGGACTCCCTCAATCCCGCCCTGCTCGATGTCCTGACAAGCCACTTCGCTCGGATATCGCCGATTTCTCTTACCTTCCGGCCAACTCCCCAGCTGACGCCCGAGGGTGGCACGTATCTCACCCCCGAACCGCTGGAACCGCTGGAACGCCTGATCGCATCTCTGCCCGGCCTTCCCGTGACTCCCTACCCACCTCACCTGACCGTCGAGTACTCCTGGGGCCGCGACCCTGCGGGGGGAACGCACGACATCCAGACACTCCTTCCGATCACCACCAAGATCGGACAGGCCGATCTCAACTGGTACGAGCGGCATGATTCGCGGAATCTCGCCTCCTTCGCCTTCGGTGGTGCTTGCGGATAG
- a CDS encoding phytanoyl-CoA dioxygenase family protein has protein sequence MNLTQEQLELLPSEHDIRFYEEHGWWISPRIVEDEVIDDARFGVDRYYSGERDAVLLFEAGTDWNSSRGNVLRQNDYVSLQIEQLRMVVEHPLVALSAAILARTAEVRLFHDQLVYKPPQVSDSVATVGWHTDIAYWKTCSSRNLITAWVPFQPVTSDMGPMTVLDRSHRWGGNDRLEFFHEPDLAGVAAKIQRGAEPLTEVPLVLDAGQVSFHHCRTIHGSRPNNSDRPRVALAVHMQDESNRYTSVLDGNGKRLVHLNDFLCRKDDNGDPDYADPAVCPVLWKADER, from the coding sequence GTGAACCTCACCCAGGAGCAGCTCGAGCTGCTGCCGTCGGAGCACGACATCCGATTTTATGAAGAGCACGGCTGGTGGATCTCGCCGCGCATCGTCGAAGACGAAGTCATCGACGACGCCAGGTTCGGTGTCGACCGCTATTACAGCGGCGAGCGTGATGCCGTCCTGTTGTTCGAGGCCGGCACCGACTGGAACAGCAGCCGTGGAAACGTGCTACGCCAGAACGACTACGTATCGCTGCAGATCGAGCAACTGCGTATGGTGGTCGAGCATCCACTGGTCGCGCTCAGCGCGGCGATCCTGGCGCGCACGGCGGAGGTCCGCTTGTTCCACGATCAGCTCGTCTACAAGCCGCCGCAGGTTTCCGACTCGGTCGCGACCGTCGGCTGGCACACGGATATCGCCTACTGGAAGACCTGTTCGTCAAGGAACCTGATTACGGCATGGGTACCGTTCCAGCCTGTCACTTCCGACATGGGCCCGATGACGGTCCTGGACCGCAGCCATCGGTGGGGAGGCAACGACCGCCTGGAGTTCTTCCACGAGCCGGACCTCGCAGGCGTGGCGGCGAAGATCCAGCGCGGAGCCGAGCCGCTCACCGAGGTTCCGCTGGTGCTGGACGCCGGTCAGGTCAGTTTCCATCACTGCCGCACGATCCACGGCAGCAGGCCCAACAATTCGGACCGGCCCAGGGTGGCTCTCGCGGTCCACATGCAGGACGAGTCCAACCGCTACACCTCCGTCCTTGACGGGAACGGGAAGCGCTTGGTCCACCTCAACGACTTTCTCTGCCGCAAGGACGACAACGGCGACCCGGATTACGCCGACCCCGCGGTGTGCCCGGTTCTGTGGAAGGCGGACGAACGATGA
- a CDS encoding tetratricopeptide repeat protein, with product MTTGNDTTNLGTVVICTALDVEYQAVRDHLHGSLKEKEGPGGTLYEIGTFHTDRGSWTVALAQSGAGNTQAGIEIERAITVFHPRYVLFVGVAGGRKDVALGDVVIADYIYDYDTGKDTATGRLPRIKTHTPANRLLRRAQKLARDREWQHRILPRQPETLPEAIVKPIAAGSTVVADHNSATAHYLDRHCGDAAAVEMEGFGFLYGAYANDAVEALVVRGISDLLSGKTETADQHWQPTASQHAAAFAFELLANVIPPPSPRTPPQQLHAAPARFVGRESELTELNAQLDARTEDGGAVMISSLAGTGGIGKTWLALHWAHQNINRFPDGQLFVDLRGFSPLGEPMTSGAAVRGFLAALGVAPDRIPPDLDAQAALYRSEVAGKRMLVMLDNAATTDQITPLLPGSPTCTVLITGRHKLASLIDRHGARHLTLGVLTRKEARALLAERVGADRAANEPDAIDELVDLCGRYPLALAIAARNASTRPGIPLAEVAAELRELGLEMLDHDTDPAASLPAVLSWSLRYLTDEQRTVFALLGIAPGPDTTLPAVVSLVNLSSSRARKSLSALEEACLVERQAYGRYAMHDLVREYATTIAHALPATVCETARARVVDFYLHTAHNADRLLNPHRHLISLGPCAPGCSPQPLRDPAAALAWMDREHACVLAIREIATASGRYAAVWQSAWVLGTFHDRRGLRHDNLAVWRTALDAAHYLPDPATRIRIRRLLGHAYAIVGRHEDAIEHLSLALALAEQHSVSNEQADTNRTLARAWGMNGNDRRALEHAIVALRLYQILERPAAEAQTLNLMGHFAARLGDYHQARERCQSALILFRLRRNLYGEANALDNLGYIARQTGSNSRALDHYQEALALRRVLGHLPQAADNLDSIGLSHVALGQLDQARAVWLEALELYREQGRDDAAASVQQQLDNLDAGNQPTPLSGGPSRARDHRTTRLR from the coding sequence ATGACCACAGGCAATGACACCACCAACCTGGGCACCGTAGTGATCTGCACCGCGCTGGACGTGGAATACCAAGCCGTCCGCGACCACCTACACGGTTCCCTGAAAGAAAAAGAGGGACCCGGAGGCACACTCTACGAAATCGGCACCTTCCACACCGACCGTGGCAGCTGGACGGTCGCGCTCGCCCAATCCGGCGCCGGGAACACCCAAGCCGGAATCGAGATCGAGCGCGCGATCACCGTGTTCCACCCACGTTACGTGCTGTTCGTCGGGGTTGCCGGCGGCCGCAAAGACGTCGCCCTGGGTGATGTGGTCATCGCCGACTACATCTACGACTACGACACAGGCAAAGACACCGCCACTGGCCGCCTCCCCCGCATCAAAACCCATACGCCAGCCAATCGGCTTCTTCGGCGAGCTCAGAAGCTCGCTCGCGACCGCGAGTGGCAACACCGCATTCTTCCCCGCCAGCCGGAAACCCTGCCTGAGGCAATCGTGAAACCAATCGCCGCGGGCAGCACAGTCGTAGCCGACCACAACTCCGCCACCGCCCACTACCTCGACAGGCACTGCGGTGACGCCGCTGCCGTCGAAATGGAAGGCTTCGGTTTCCTCTATGGCGCCTACGCCAACGATGCCGTCGAAGCCCTCGTCGTTCGCGGTATCTCCGACCTGCTCTCCGGCAAAACCGAGACCGCTGACCAGCACTGGCAACCCACAGCCTCGCAGCACGCCGCCGCTTTCGCCTTCGAGCTCCTCGCCAACGTCATTCCACCCCCCTCGCCCCGCACTCCCCCGCAACAACTGCACGCCGCTCCGGCGAGGTTCGTTGGCCGCGAGTCGGAACTCACCGAACTCAACGCCCAGCTTGACGCCCGTACGGAAGACGGTGGAGCCGTCATGATCTCCTCACTCGCAGGTACGGGCGGCATCGGGAAGACATGGCTCGCGCTGCACTGGGCCCACCAGAACATCAACCGCTTCCCCGACGGGCAGCTTTTCGTAGATCTGCGCGGGTTCAGCCCTTTGGGAGAACCGATGACGTCCGGGGCGGCGGTACGTGGGTTCCTCGCTGCCCTGGGAGTTGCCCCTGACCGGATCCCGCCGGATCTGGATGCCCAGGCCGCGTTGTATCGAAGCGAGGTTGCGGGCAAGCGAATGCTGGTCATGCTGGATAATGCCGCCACCACTGACCAGATCACCCCTCTGCTACCCGGTAGTCCGACCTGCACTGTACTGATCACCGGACGACACAAACTCGCCTCCCTCATCGACCGGCATGGCGCCCGCCACCTCACCCTCGGTGTTCTTACTCGAAAGGAGGCGCGCGCTCTGCTGGCTGAACGCGTCGGTGCTGACCGTGCCGCCAATGAGCCCGACGCTATCGACGAACTGGTCGACCTGTGTGGCAGGTATCCGCTGGCGCTGGCGATCGCCGCCCGCAACGCCTCAACCCGGCCAGGCATCCCGCTGGCCGAGGTCGCCGCAGAGCTGCGCGAGCTTGGCCTGGAGATGCTCGATCACGACACTGATCCCGCCGCGAGCCTCCCCGCCGTGCTGTCCTGGTCTTTGCGCTACCTGACTGACGAACAACGCACAGTCTTCGCGCTACTGGGCATCGCCCCCGGCCCCGACACAACCCTGCCCGCCGTCGTCTCCCTTGTAAATCTGTCCTCGAGCCGCGCGCGTAAGTCACTCTCCGCGCTGGAGGAGGCGTGCCTAGTGGAGCGGCAAGCCTACGGCCGATACGCGATGCACGACCTGGTCCGTGAATACGCCACCACTATCGCCCATGCCCTTCCAGCGACCGTATGCGAGACGGCCCGAGCACGGGTGGTCGACTTCTACCTGCACACCGCCCACAACGCAGACCGCTTGCTGAACCCTCACCGTCATCTCATCAGCCTTGGACCATGCGCCCCTGGTTGCTCCCCCCAACCACTCCGTGATCCCGCAGCAGCGTTGGCTTGGATGGATCGCGAGCACGCATGCGTGTTGGCAATTAGGGAAATAGCCACCGCATCCGGCCGTTACGCGGCTGTATGGCAGTCGGCATGGGTTCTTGGCACCTTCCATGACCGCCGAGGACTACGACATGACAATCTCGCCGTGTGGCGGACCGCGCTAGACGCAGCCCACTACCTTCCTGACCCCGCCACCCGTATCCGCATTCGGCGGCTCCTCGGCCATGCCTACGCCATCGTAGGGCGGCACGAAGACGCGATTGAACACCTGTCCCTGGCTCTCGCTCTGGCTGAACAACACAGTGTCTCTAACGAACAGGCTGATACGAACCGGACACTCGCACGGGCCTGGGGAATGAATGGCAATGATCGCCGAGCCCTGGAACATGCCATAGTCGCTCTTCGCCTCTATCAGATACTCGAACGTCCAGCAGCGGAAGCACAGACACTAAACCTGATGGGCCACTTTGCTGCCAGGCTCGGCGACTACCACCAAGCTCGCGAGAGGTGTCAATCGGCGTTGATTCTCTTCCGCCTCCGCCGGAACTTGTATGGCGAGGCAAATGCCCTGGACAATCTCGGCTACATCGCCCGACAAACTGGGAGCAACAGTCGCGCCCTTGACCACTACCAGGAGGCCCTCGCGCTGCGCCGCGTCCTCGGTCACCTTCCGCAAGCCGCCGACAATCTGGACAGCATAGGACTTTCTCATGTCGCACTTGGCCAACTCGATCAAGCGCGTGCCGTCTGGCTAGAGGCGCTTGAACTGTACCGAGAACAAGGGCGTGACGATGCCGCCGCAAGCGTCCAACAACAACTCGACAACCTCGACGCTGGCAACCAACCCACTCCTCTGTCTGGCGGGCCTTCACGTGCGCGAGACCACAGAACGACTCGACTTCGATGA
- a CDS encoding phosphopantetheine-binding protein, whose translation MSDSTTANDTRDILGGYVQELIGIEEVGQDDLLLDIGGNSLIATMLANRVELAWDFRPTMIELMTCKFGELVDLCTERRGFHGK comes from the coding sequence ATGAGCGACAGTACGACAGCGAACGACACCCGTGACATCCTTGGCGGGTACGTACAAGAACTCATCGGCATCGAGGAAGTCGGGCAGGATGACCTGCTCCTCGACATCGGTGGCAACTCGCTGATCGCGACGATGCTGGCCAACAGGGTCGAACTGGCATGGGACTTCCGCCCGACCATGATCGAACTCATGACCTGCAAATTCGGTGAGCTGGTCGATTTGTGCACCGAGCGCCGCGGGTTCCATGGCAAATGA